The genomic interval GGAGTTCGCCGGCGTGCGGGGGCGCGAAAGCCTCCCGCCCCAGGTCGAGCAGCTCCGCGGCGATCGCTAGGCGGCCGGGGCGCCAACCCCTCTTCGCCGGTCGCGAGTCTCAGCCCGCGACCTCCACATAGGGCTCCAGGGCCGCGCGGTACGTCTGGTACAGCACCGGCGGCGCCTTCACCTTTCTTCCCTCCAGCATGGACCGGATCATCAGCGCGTTGGCCGGCCCCTTTCCTTCGAAGTGGTTGTTGGAGATGACGTAGACATCCTGCACTCCATCGGCGGATGCGACTCGCCTGATGCGGTCCACCCACGGCTCCAGCTCCTCGGCCGTGTAGAGGTAGTCATAGCGCCGCGCCGAGTTCTCGTTGTGCTCGAACCAGGTGTCGTAGCGGCGGCCGTGGAAACGCACGTAGCCGATCGCGCTCGTGGCCCCCGCGGTGGGCCCGAT from Gemmatimonadales bacterium carries:
- a CDS encoding DUF72 domain-containing protein, coding for REAGRLSAVLAQFPWSFKPSDESRDVIRKLSDDFAGWPMVVELRHGSWAKHEYAVMLKDLGLGWANIDQPVIGESIGPTAGATSAIGYVRFHGRRYDTWFEHNENSARRYDYLYTAEELEPWVDRIRRVASADGVQDVYVISNNHFEGKGPANALMIRSMLEGRKVKAPPVLYQTYRAALEPYVEVAG